In the Elusimicrobiota bacterium genome, GTTGGGGACGTCAATGTTTCCTGGGGAACGGTTGCATTCGATTTTGCTTCTGGGACACAATCCAAAATGCCCCTGGAACTCGGGCTTTACATGTTGACTTCCAAAGGGAATGATTCCGAGTCAGACAACGACAATCTTAAGGTGGCTGACCTTCGCTTTGGAATGGAAGACGAACAGGGAAATCGGGCCGGAATTGAATTGGCCCGAAATTTCGGAAATATTAATAATGGGGCCCTAGGAAATAAAAAGCTCACCTACATGGGTTCGGCTTTCGTTCTCTTTGCCGATTACACGATCCCCTCATCCGGGATTAGTCTTCGTGCTAAACTCCTGGAAACAACGGGGGACCCCAATTTCAATGACCAAGATGATGAATCTTTTCACCCTATAAATTCGGATTTTCGATATGGTGAAATATTAAGCAATGATTTTCACTTCGCGTTTAATAACTTTTTAGCTGGAACCGATTACTCCTTTCAGGGATTAGCCTACGACTCAGCTTTGCAAGGAGACGGTCTGTCGGTGGGGGCCCTCGGGGTTGACTTCACTCCCCCCATCTTGGAAAACAAGTTCACGGGTTCTATCGATCTCTTTTCAGCCTCAGTCAAAGAGAGCTCAGTCCTTGCAGGGGATGACATTGGGATGGAGCTTGATGTCGCCCTAAAATACAAACACTCCGAAAATGTCAAAGCCGAGATCGGTTACGCAAGGTTGTTTACAGGGGATTACCTAACCTATGATACAAGAGGGAAAGATGATGTTTCGAAAATGTGGGCAAAACTAAAGATTAAATGGGGAAACCCGAAAGTTTAAGATTGGCCAAAAACGCCCACCGCCTTGGAAGCTCCAGGGCGGTGGGCGTTTTTATTTTCAACCCATCGTTTTGGTTGGATAATATCCTGTTTTATGGTTCCAAATCCTTCTTATCCGGACCGTCCACCCACCCGAATTCCGCGGCCAGAGGAAAAATCTTGGTTCGGTTTGTTGAAGGTCACTTTGAAGGTTTTCAGACGATGGTTTTTGTAGACAAATTTTCCTGAAAAGAATTTTCGGCCGTTCAGCCATTTCATAAAGATCCGGTCGCCTTCCCAAAGAGGGAGAGACGCGAGTTTCCTGTCGGGGATCCAGGACAAATCGCCCTCGGGGCAGGGGCCTATAACCCCGGAGAATTTCCGGGCCACGAAGACGAAAACGTACCAGTCGTCTTCCCCGTCAAAACCCGGAAACGTTAGAAAACCCTTTAATTCGGGGCTTCGTAATTCAAGTCCGCTTTCCTCTCGAACCTCTCGGATCACACACTCTTCAGGCGTTTCTCCTGGAAATAGTTTTCCCCCCAGACCATTCCACTTCCCAAAATGGATATCGTTGGACCGTTTGACGCGGTGCATCATCAAGGTTTTTCCGGCACGTTTCACATAACACAAGGTGGCGAGTTTTATCATGGTTGCTTTTCTTTTATGAAATTAATAAATTATGACAAAATAATCATATATACGGAGGATCCGTGGCTCTCACCGATTTCTACAACAATTTTCACCTTTTTATGCGCTGGTTCCATGTTCTCTTTGGGATCGTTTGGGTTGGGCATTTATTCTTTTTTAACTTCGTCAACATTCAGCTTCAAGCCAGCATGGACGACACCACAAAAAAAGCGGTCAACCCTCAACTTATTCCCCGAGCCCTGTGGTGGTTCCGATGGAGCGCCATGGGGACATTTCTCTCGGGCTGGATCCTTTTCTCAATGGTCTATATGTACCAACCCGGACTTTGGGGGCCCACCGCTTTTTTCTCAAACGCGGAGGGAGTGACTGGCCGAGCCTGGTGGATCCTGATCGGGATGATCCTGGGCTCCCTCATGTGGTTTAACGTCTGGTTCATCATTTGGCCAGCCCAAAAGAGTCTCTTTGGGTTGGGCGTCCCCAAAGCCTCGCCGGAAATTGTTCCCATCCTCAAGTCCCGATCGGCTTTGTTTTCCCGGATCAACACCTTTCTTTCAGGTCCCATGTTGTTCGGGATGATGGCGGCGGCCCATTACAGCGCCATCAATTTAACAACCTTTCTGGTCTTTAGCGCCATCGGCCTTGCCTTCATCTGGGCTTTTTATTGGCTCTCTGTGCGGGTTTCTCCCCTCACAGACTAAAGACCTTTTCGAAAAACCTCTTCGGGCAGAGCGGGGCTGTTGTGTCCTGGGTTAAAGAAGGGTAGGCCGATCCGAAAGTTCATTAGGGTTGTCCCCCTGGGAAGGGAAATGACGGGAGAGAAGCTGGGTTACACCTTCAATCCCCGCCAACGCCCCTTTTTCAAAACGGCCTTCCCGGAAGTGGTTTTCCATAGATCGACAAATCGTTTCCCACTCCGCGATTGATATTTTTTTGTTTAACCCTCTGTCCGCGACAATTTCCACGTCCCGATCGGATAAATTGATATAGATTAAAACACCGTTGTTGTTTTCCGTGTTCCAAACCCGGAGATTTGAAAATATCTCTTCTGCCCTTTCCCGAGGAGAGACGCCCGCCACCAGATCACGAAGGGGAAGGAAAGCTTCCACCGCAAACTGAATTTCTCCGTTGTGCTTTTTTTCCGAGTTGCCAACCGCTTCCTCGATGGATTTTAATAGGGGTGCGGGAAACCGCCGCCGAAGGAGACCGGGCAGAGAAAAAACATGCTGTGCCCATCGCTTTAAATCGTATGTGTTTACCATCGTCCAGACGCTCCCCCACCACCAAACCCACCGCCCCCACCACCGAAACCTCCCCCGCCAAAGCCACCGCCACCGGACCGCCAGCCCCCCCGTCCCGATCGGAGAGACGAAAATCCAAAAAGACGGGGGAGAAGATTAATCAAGAGAAGAAGAAAAATAAAAATCACCATAATCACGCCCCCCCCCGTTTTACTCTTTTCGGAAACAGGCGGGGGAAGGGGCTCCCCTTGAATGGTCCCTAAAATTCGTGCCACCCCATCGCGAATCCCTCCAAAAAAGTCACCTTCTTTGAACCGAGGGACAACGAATCCATCGATAATACGGTTGCAGAGAGCATCGGGAAGAACACCTTCCAAACCATACCCCACCTCCAAACGAAGGGTTCGATCGTTTTTCGCCACCAAAAACAAAACCCCATCATCCACACTCTTTCGTCCCAGTTTCCATTGCTCCGCGACCCGAATGGCGTATTGTTCAATGGATTCGGGCTTGGTGGTAGGGACAATAAAGACGGCCACCTGAGACCCTTTCTCTCGCTCAAATTGTTCGAGGACTTTTTCGATGGCCGACTGTTGGGTCGCGTTCAGCGTCCCGGTTAAATCGGTAACACGTCGGGTGAGAGGAGGGATTGGCTGGTCGGCCAGGAGACTAAGAGAAAAGAAGCACAGGAAGGTGCCCAGAAGGCCCTTTTTAAAACCGGACCGC is a window encoding:
- a CDS encoding urate hydroxylase PuuD; this encodes MALTDFYNNFHLFMRWFHVLFGIVWVGHLFFFNFVNIQLQASMDDTTKKAVNPQLIPRALWWFRWSAMGTFLSGWILFSMVYMYQPGLWGPTAFFSNAEGVTGRAWWILIGMILGSLMWFNVWFIIWPAQKSLFGLGVPKASPEIVPILKSRSALFSRINTFLSGPMLFGMMAAAHYSAINLTTFLVFSAIGLAFIWAFYWLSVRVSPLTD
- a CDS encoding TPM domain-containing protein translates to MVNTYDLKRWAQHVFSLPGLLRRRFPAPLLKSIEEAVGNSEKKHNGEIQFAVEAFLPLRDLVAGVSPRERAEEIFSNLRVWNTENNNGVLIYINLSDRDVEIVADRGLNKKISIAEWETICRSMENHFREGRFEKGALAGIEGVTQLLSRHFPSQGDNPNELSDRPTLL
- a CDS encoding 8-oxo-dGTP diphosphatase, with the protein product MIKLATLCYVKRAGKTLMMHRVKRSNDIHFGKWNGLGGKLFPGETPEECVIREVREESGLELRSPELKGFLTFPGFDGEDDWYVFVFVARKFSGVIGPCPEGDLSWIPDRKLASLPLWEGDRIFMKWLNGRKFFSGKFVYKNHRLKTFKVTFNKPNQDFSSGRGIRVGGRSG
- a CDS encoding TPM domain-containing protein, which codes for MRSKRSGFKKGLLGTFLCFFSLSLLADQPIPPLTRRVTDLTGTLNATQQSAIEKVLEQFEREKGSQVAVFIVPTTKPESIEQYAIRVAEQWKLGRKSVDDGVLFLVAKNDRTLRLEVGYGLEGVLPDALCNRIIDGFVVPRFKEGDFFGGIRDGVARILGTIQGEPLPPPVSEKSKTGGGVIMVIFIFLLLLINLLPRLFGFSSLRSGRGGWRSGGGGFGGGGFGGGGGGFGGGGASGRW